The genomic stretch taacTAGCTGAGACGTGAGCGATATCGAAATTGCTGGCAGAAACAAGAGTTATCAGAAATCTGTTACATTACATACCTTCATTGGCATATTCgcaaatattactaaaaaacaaataacatgaaTTTTCAAAATCCTTATAATGTAGCTTGTCCTCTTTATTTCTAGCGGCACAGACATTTGTGTGATTCGACTTGCACACTAAATCTCGACTCAtacaaatattctttaaaatatccGATTTTAAATGCGATTTCCCATCACTAACCGTTGCGTTTAGTTCGGGCGGTATTATTATAATCGGATGGTATTCTTTAATCGATGAAGCTTTAATTTGTAATACACCGAAAACCGCAATGATTACTAAAATGCAAGAGAAATGAAATGCCCCCATCATTATTGGATGGCGGTAAATAAGTTATGCAaggttttattggattttcattAGAAATGATAAGGTGATTGACTTTTAATGCTTTTTGATAATGCTGGTAGGTACAGGGGCGGATTTAACGTAGACAGCGCCTTAGTAAGCATCTCATACTGCGAGGatcgcccggaggacacggtggagcatacccGTAGGGTGTGCGTCACTTTCcctgcgcgcctcaaagagttaTCAGACCACcaagtatggctgatgcctgatccggagctgcggactacttagcgggtttaccggggctccggctcgaaaagcagtagtaggaacagggtggtttttagccagtaattattttttttgatgcCGCCGTCTCTGTATTGGGGTCTGAATAGGTGCTTCTTAGGAACCTAGCGTCCAGCGCCCTCCTAAGCACTTTAGTTTGCTTTGCCTTAAGGGTAATACAGCTCTGGGTAAGTAGTAAGGTAATCTTTCATAAAATCAGAGCAAGTAGAAAATTATTAAGCTaatttcttcacgatgtttttcttcactaaatattcttagaaagtatGCATCATCATTTTATAAGTCGGAAGTCACACTTTAACTCGTACTTGAGAGGCGTCTTCGATCCGAGATTCTACCAGCCAATCTTAAAGCTTTAGAAATTGAGAGATTTTAGTCGATTTTACATTCTGATTTAATTTTGATCAAATTATAGATAAGTTTGGGAaagccatttgtgttataagtcccatataatataGGGTGAGTCTGTTGCCATCTACTGGGAACAGTTTCAGACtctatgctactactgagacatttttgtaaaaaccgaaaaaagcccagtactgTGCCCGATCCGGGATATTGATCTCGAAACCGCTTGTCGGGCAGTCGCACTGGCGACCTCTCGACCAAGTGTTAGTACTTGAGGcagttatttattgaaaataattatttatcacagTTAATTCATGAACAATGTGTGTGGTGCGGTAACTTCGACGGTTTCGATAGCACGCAATATTAATCAAATCTACAAATCGTTGTTTTGACTCTGGTGATATTTATAtgaatttgatttgttttaaaaaaatccactCTAAAATGTTATCAATTACTCAATTCGGTACAATTTTTTCAATCGACTACCAACTAATAAATGACGTGAATGAGATGTTGCACATCACTAGTTTCCTAGTCCTTCAAATAGTCAAAATTAAGGATGTGCGATTTCGGGAAAAGAAtcgatttaataaaaatctattgtttttCATCCAAAATTAATCGatttgttaattatattatattacatatttatattcaaataatgaTGACTGAACAgattaatattaacaatttatcagaataaaaatcaaattaaattaaattatatttatttacatacacaaaaataaaatgatgagCATACCAACAAAATCATAAACTTATtgtcttaaaaactaaaatgttaataattttatttacatccgAAAAATCGTTTTAATCACGTAATTTATATAATCGATTCAGTAAAAATCgattaacattaatattaaatcgattataagaaaataacaatCGATATAAATAAGAATCGATTATTTTTTAACAGCCCTAACTCAAATCCCCGTCTCTAACATCCATACTACTACTCTCATCATAATCTGCATGTcgtatagaatataataatgaattaaaatatggtGATTTACGTGCCAatgaattaaatttattgtaacAATTGTGTGAAACATTAATTACCAGACTTCAGAGATAAGTTTACCAGCAGATTTGACGGGAAACTTCGCTTAAAATCGACAGGTAAAATACTATTATCAATCTTTCCGTGTTTGCGTAATTATTTAACATGAATTCGTCTTGTTTTCATTGTTTATGTAAGATAAAGCTTATGTTTATGAATTaaagtatgtttttaaatgtatccgCCTCTGCTTCTAAGGATATCTACTGACTATTTAGGTCTTAAAAGGTGTATTTTGGTATGTAGAAGTTTCCGTTTTGTACGTGATTGTTCCATCTCTTACCTTCTCTTGAGAAATGACGAGGACGGCAGATAAATAGCAATAATTTTTCTATTATCACTGTTATGAACATAGAGCAACGCGGACCTCGTACGGAGGGGAGTAGCCATACGCAGGCGTTCCCCTCTGCCAAAGTATAAGTCCAAATGGTCCTATGCGTACAACAAAACTAGTTGCGGGCCACACTGATCACTAGACTGAATCGGGTAGCGCGTAGAAAGGACGTCCGTCGAAAATGCCTGATTGTTCAGCGTTCTGCTGCAAAAAGCGATCTGCCAAATCAAATTTGGAAATAGATAGGCTTACCtttcatatgtaattaatttttagtctcactattattattttattcttttaaaacgtaaatattACAAGAAATTAAGGTTGTGTTGATTCGGATTTGTTTAGCAACACAGACCGCGCGCTCTCATACAATAAGCAGATTGGTCGAGCGACTAATCGGTGTTGATATCGGAGCTCTCACTACAACTAGACAAAAGTGCTGTTACTGTGTTGTAGAgatatttatcgataaaattacattatttgatttgaaatatactCATACTGCGTATTTAGCTacgataatttttaaatattaaaattacacctacataatacttaaaattatttcaatataatattaaaatgactaaGTGTGAACTTTTTTTTGGCAAGCAATCTAACGGATAAAATTATAGTcctatacctacttaaaataaatatttgtatttttttaacctgATTTCCCTAACCAAGTTTTCAAATACCTACATCGATAATTTATATCGACTGTTGCACAGCCACATTTGTCAATGTACTTTTAagaaatgtttacattatttcgAATGTAGCGATAGAGAATGTTTCGATGTATgtgtgaaattgtgtttgtgATGTTCTAATTGTTTTGTGTGAGTGTCGTAGTGACaggtaattgtttttgtgtgcgTGCAGATTCCCCCCCCGCAAAAAATGACAGACAATTTTGTACTACAAATAAACGCTATGGCTACTCCCCTCGGTACGAGGCCCGCGTTGCTCTATGGTTATGAATCCACGTGCGTATTATATCGTGAACTCAATTGGTAATGACTTCGTGATAtggaaaaatatactttaattctTTATAATACGACAATATATGTAGTCATATagtcataaaagtaattttgaatttattaagtaAGGTTTAGGTGATAGTATTAAGATCAGTGTCGCCATCTTTAGGCTTCAAATGGAAACACTGTTCAGGTAGCTATGGAGGTTTTAGacaaaaagttttttatatctAGTTAGTAAGGAGGTTGTATTTGGTTGATGTGCACTGCTTACAAGCCACACTCTTTACTACaaacagtctgtcactctctcagcactttCCAACACTCCCCTAGCAtactacatgtcacacagcttgcttcGCACACTAGTTACAGCTCTGTAAAGTCTTTCattctctcagcactcccctacactcctcCTATgtgcagtagttacagctgtgtatagtctgtcactctctcagcattCCCCTTCACTCCCCTAGTGCActtgtcacacagcttgctacgcccAGAaattacagctgtgtacagtcagtcactctctcagcactcccctacacccCTCCTATGTGCAATAGTTACAGCTGTATACAGGTTGTCACTCTCTTGGCACTCCCCTACACTTCTGCTTTGCACAGTGGTTACAGCTATGTACAGTCTGTCAATCTCTTAGCACTCCTGCTATGCGCAATAGTAACAGTTGTGTAGTCTGTCACTCtttcagcactcccctacactcccctaacttcctacatgtcacacagcttgctacaaTTAtcgtctggaataatacatatacTTTTTAACCATAGATTATGGTTaaagctgctggcagaatctgttcataattaatttaacaataacattgccaaataacataacaatataacataaatacttatacatataagttaATAACTACAAACTACAGGATCTCCATTTCGATAGTTTGTtaggtctgtgtgtcatgtgtatgtgaacttgtatgtttgtaaatgcacacacgacacaggagaaaatcctagtgtggggttattatggtatatttttaagaagaaaTGAAAGAAAGTTTTGTTGGATTGTATGTTAGTTATCCATTTTTTACATTTCTGGTTGCTTTGCATTGCCAATTGGCTGCTTTGGAAGTGATTGAGTGACCTATTTTCagcatgttattattataaacacttTATGACTGTTAGGATGATTATAGTAATGCCATCCTTACTCCTACCTAAAGAGCCGCAGTGGTATGGGTCACTGCAATTTTATTAAGATCTTATTTAACTTGCAAGTGcaatatatatttgtatgtatgtatgtttctgtGTTTAGTGGAACTTTGCAACTAAATTTTGAAGCAAAGCATCTTCAACCAattgttttgaaattttgtatacatgtTTAGCCACTAAGGAATAAAGGATATATGTAGTTCTTTATTAATCACCCAAAGCGTTGAAGAAACTTTGAGGCGAGTCTTTTGCCACACAACAGATATACGGTTTTAGGCcccatatttttgtgtttagattttaataggtacttagttactaatttattttctcttttttacAGAATGTCATCAAAATCTTCTCGTAAAGTAGCAACGCGGGCCAAAGTCGAGCCGATAGTCACGCGAACAAAATCAGCGCAGCAAAGGCGACAACTTAAAAACAAAGAGAAGAAAACCGAAAAACCGGAACTtactaaacaacaaacaaaatcgaCTAATCAAAAAACCGATAAATGTCTGAAAAAGGCTCTACCTGAGCCTATTAAAATTCCTGATGATGTTATTGAGCAAGTAGAGTACTATCCGGATAAGTTAAAAAGGGAGCCCGCTAAGAAAATTCGACTAAAACCGAAACATAATTTTACAGTGATCGCtactacaaataaaagaaagttgGCCACACCACAGAAAGGTAATTTGATAATTCTTCCCTCTTCCATAAACCGAGACTTCACATGACCGGTCCGATTTTTCCGACTGACTCTCGAATTGCGAGCGCGCGTGTCGTAACGTGCGAGTGCGATCGTACTCTGCTTTAGctttaacttttacttttagcttaacgtgtagcggttcgattcccgcacggagcaactctgtgtgttccacaaattgttgtttcgggtctgggtgtcatgtgtatgtgaacttgtatatttgtaaaggcacccacgacataggagaaaatcttagtgtgcggcaatttttttcatagttttatatAGCTTTGgagagtaaataaatacaaatgcgTAGACCTTTTAGGGATTACAGGATTTGGCAGATTGGGAAGGgtagaaaatattagtaaacGCACACAAAATActgaagaaaatataaatttaaaagaaaaatcattcTTATTACAGGTATAAAATCACCACCACCCTTACCGACATCATCACATTCGCTTCTAAAGTCTCCGAAGACTAAAGTACTCCGGTCGTCCAGCCCGGAACCGACCGTGCAGGACATGGTGCGCATCATGGAGGAATCCAGGAGTTTGAGTGATGAGGACTTTATGGAGATCCTCACGTGCCCCAGCCCAGTGTGGTGGGAGGATCCCCCCGATGGCGGTTATTCTgaaggtaagttttttttactttctaagattatttagactacACTggtgacaaatggtgaaggtaAACATCGTGTGGAAACTTGAactgtattgtttttataattgtaatattttataatatttattataataattataaaaaagaattgactgcacacacggaacaactctttgtgtgatccacaaattgttgttccacgcacctacgacacatgagaaaatcctagtaaagGGCAaagttctatttaaataaaaaatataaatttgaaatcgccagaTTTTtacaccccgtcatcatccctgttgTAGCGGTTGTAGTAAGTTctgacagacaaaaaaattgcagcaagtccaatacatttttctatagttgatattaatctattttccatttattttcaGACGCAATAATAATGATATCGCCGGAACCACCGACAGAGAAAGCGAGCGCAAACAAGAAAcgcaaaatattcaaaaacccACCAAACAATAACATAGAAAACAAAATGggacaaattaaaacaatagaaGGTAAAAAGGAcgaaaaatttgttaaaaaacaaCGAAAACTTGAAAATGTACTTGGAAATATAAAGAATAAAGgtataaaacaaattgataatGCAAAAGATCATAGTATTGACGAGCCTATCATAAAACTGTCAGAAAGTGAAGGCGAAATCTCTGATATCAGTTTCAACGAagaagaaatattgaaaaatctcGAAAACATGGACATACCGGTTGAAACTTTAGTTAAAAGCGAACGAGATACCAAAAGTGtagtgaaaaaagaaaaaaatccacAATCTGATAGTGAAATAACACTAATATCTGAGAATATAGATGATACATCGGCTTCTGTTGAtttaaaaccgaaaattaaaGAAGAATTAGCGATCATAAGTAAAATTTCTAATAACACCGAGGTTGTAGATGTCAATTCTCAATGTGATGTTAGTTTACGAAAAAACGATATAAATTCTGTTgaaaattctaatttaaaaaacagtGTAGATGCTAAATGCAATACAGACTTAGGTTGTGCTTCCATTGACACAAATAACTCAATAACTATGACTAAAGATGCgactttaactaaaaataatgtaaataaactaataactgTGCGTAAAATAAAGTCTGAACATTCAAAAAACGACAAAAACATAGGCAATGAACTAAAATCGAcagaaaattcaaaaaacttAGTAATAGATAGCGTTCGTGGTAAATTagacgatttttttaaacaatgtaaAAATAGTAAACGTATAAAAAAAGGTGACAGTCCGATTCCCGCCATTTCTTTGACAGATGTCAAAGAGGAGACCACAGATAATGAAGAAAACGGTAATGATAGCAAAACTAAAGTGATGGACGAAGATAATCGACTAAAAAGTTGCGAGTGCGAAAAAACGGAAAACTCTTGTGAAAAGTGTGAAAAGGCGGTAATTTTGCCATGTGATTCTTGTAATTTTCTTGCGGAAACTAATgaagtttataaaaaacatattgtgtCCTGCAAAGATATTGCTCGAATACAGTGGAGTCATAATTTAGTGTTAAATCAGACTTAggtatgtaataattatagttttttttttattagttacctATTGTTGTGACTTCAGTCTTTCCATAAACTCGTA from Spodoptera frugiperda isolate SF20-4 chromosome 19, AGI-APGP_CSIRO_Sfru_2.0, whole genome shotgun sequence encodes the following:
- the LOC126911752 gene encoding uncharacterized protein LOC126911752 is translated as MSSKSSRKVATRAKVEPIVTRTKSAQQRRQLKNKEKKTEKPELTKQQTKSTNQKTDKCLKKALPEPIKIPDDVIEQVEYYPDKLKREPAKKIRLKPKHNFTVIATTNKRKLATPQKGIKSPPPLPTSSHSLLKSPKTKVLRSSSPEPTVQDMVRIMEESRSLSDEDFMEILTCPSPVWWEDPPDGGYSEDAIIMISPEPPTEKASANKKRKIFKNPPNNNIENKMGQIKTIEGKKDEKFVKKQRKLENVLGNIKNKGIKQIDNAKDHSIDEPIIKLSESEGEISDISFNEEEILKNLENMDIPVETLVKSERDTKSVVKKEKNPQSDSEITLISENIDDTSASVDLKPKIKEELAIISKISNNTEVVDVNSQCDVSLRKNDINSVENSNLKNSVDAKCNTDLGCASIDTNNSITMTKDATLTKNNVNKLITVRKIKSEHSKNDKNIGNELKSTENSKNLVIDSVRGKLDDFFKQCKNSKRIKKGDSPIPAISLTDVKEETTDNEENGNDSKTKVMDEDNRLKSCECEKTENSCEKCEKAVILPCDSCNFLAETNEVYKKHIVSCKDIARIQWSHNLVLNQT